The following proteins come from a genomic window of Plutella xylostella chromosome 22, ilPluXylo3.1, whole genome shotgun sequence:
- the LOC105394886 gene encoding putative gustatory receptor 28b, with translation MLARFKKNTKEKSEQNVVEAVSMSATVFINAWGSCVLYRRCLLGRVTRHFSTIGFLVWILRLVTFFYLTYIVFKEDQSIVRSFVTTKLHHYGDHYESITAIVFITYLFWKLPFDLNGATEYYQILVDIDEELKTLGEEADYVTQGRCSLFLMILQVVVSFLHATSTYGTLCFIDEHVPLPKVFTLTFIDTCSLLLTATYCNYVSMVTRRYRRVNQILSEIIELESLHDKVYVLNQNFVEENGARCLLKSRDNQLRATVRKCADIHSKLYKATQMANQKFGPALVFIFILPLTYIILNLFYFVEATSQGLLFRDLKRYLSFVMYISWAVVHNWLVIYLSVRFSEDTVLEANKTSVIVHDLLNLEMNSEIREEAMLLSMQLLHQVPRFTANGLFNLDYPLLVEGSRFVTTFMGLLLQFAT, from the exons ATGCTCGcgcgatttaaaaaaaatacaaaagaaaaaagcGAGCAAAATGTTGTGGAAGCGGTGTCCATGTCTGCGACAGTGTTTATCAACGCCTGGGGAAGTTGCGTGCTCTACCGACGATGCCTGCTCGGGCGTGTCACGAGGCACTTCAGCACTATAGGGTTCCTAGTTTGGATACTTCGATTAGTGACGTTCTTCTACTTGACCTACATAGTATTCAAAGAAGACCAGAGTATAGTGCGCTCATTCGTCACAACCAAGCTGCATCACTACGGTGACCACTACGAAAGCATCACAGCCATTGTCTTCATCACGTATCTGTTTTGGAAGCTGCCCTTCGACCTCAACGGAGCCACCGAATACTACCAAATCCTGGTGGATATTGACGAAGAATTAAAAACATTAGGCGAGGAAGCCGACTACGTGACGCAAGGACGTTGCTCTCTGTTCCTGATGATACTGCAAGTCGTAGTCTCTTTTCTTCACGCAACGTCGACGTACGGCACTCTGTGCTTCATCGATGAGCACGTTCCGCTTCCCAAAGTGTTCACACTGACGTTCATCGACACGTGTTCCCTGCTGCTGACGGCGACGTATTGCAACTACGTATCCATGGTCACCAGGCGGTACCGCCGCGTCAACCAAATACTCAGCGAAATCATAGAACTGGAATCCCTACACGACAAAGTCTACGTTCTGAATCAGAATTTTGTGGAAGAAAATGGTGCTAGGTGCCTGCTGAAGTCGAGGGACAATCAGCTAAGGGCGACTGTGAGGAAGTGCGCAGATATACACAGCAAGCTGTATAAGGCGACTCAGATGGCGAACCAGAAATTCGGCCCGGCACTCGTGTTTATATTCATCTTGCCTCTCACTTACATCATTTTGAACTTGTTCTATTTTGTCGAAGCCACGTCACAGGGGCTACTTTTTCGCGACTTGAAGCGATATTTGAGCTTCGTAATGTACATATCTTGGGCGGTGGTTCACAATTGGCTGGTGATTTACCTGAGTGTTCGTTTCAGTGAAGACACTGTTCTAGAG GCCAACAAGACGTCAGTTATTGTACACGATTTATTAAATTTGGAAATGAATTCGGAAATAAGGGAAGAA GCCATGCTGCTATCAATGCAGTTATTGCATCAGGTCCCGCGGTTCACCGCCAACGGGCTATTCAACCTTGACTACCCGCTGCTGGTAGAG ggaTCACGATTTGTGACTACGTTCATGGGACTACTATTACAATTTGCTACGTAA
- the LOC105394885 gene encoding cytochrome P450 4V2 — MILWVICLVLVLWFAIFRYRRRNMYRLAKHITGSKDELPGIGVAHRLVGNTEEIMYSLQQLSYESIHNNGIIKGWLGHILYFVVVDPVDLEVVLKSCLEKDDLHRFIRKIIGNGGIFAPVSIWRRRRKIMVPAFSPKILENFVNVFSEQSQILTNKLSNCANGKIFSIWHYLSTYTLDSVCETAMGVHIEAQSNKDLPFLKSMNRVLNLVTERIFHLWLQADWMYRLFWFKHSEHDKCVGVMHKFTDEVIKRKRASIIAEKQNKTETGVEFDLGTYQMKTFLDLLITFSGGDKGYNDVELREEVMTLTVAGTDTSAVAIGYTLKLLGKYPHIQEKVYQELLDVFEGSDRPLIKEDLMKLTYLERVVKESLRLFPPVPFIIRKVLEDIKLPSGRVLPAGSGVVVSIWGIHRDPHYWGPDAEHFDPDRFLPERLNLAHSTSFMPFSSGPRNCVGYQYAMMSIKTALSTVLRKYKVVGDPEPGPIPSMRVKLDVMMKAADGYQLALERRPIA; from the exons ATGATTCTCTGGGTGATATGCCTGGTGCTTGTGCTTTGGTTCGCGATCTTCAGGTACAGGCGAAGGAATATGTACCGGCTGGCGAAGCACATTACTGGCTCTAAGGATGAGTTGCCCGGGATTGGGGTCGCGCATCGGCTAGTCGGGAACACAGAGG aaATCATGTACTCACTACAGCAGCTCAGCTACGAGTCTATACACAATAATGGGATTATAAAAGGATGGCTAGgacatattttgtattttg TGGTAGTGGATCCTGTGGATCTGGAAGTAGTTCTCAAATCTTGCCTAGAGAAGGATGACCTGCATAGATTTATTAGAAAAATCATCGGCAACGGAGGAATATTTGCTCCAG TGTCAATTTGGAGGCGTCGTCGGAAGATTATGGTTCCAGCATTCAGTCCTAAGATTCTCGAAAACTTTGTCAATGTGTTTTCTGAACAGAGTCAGATACTCACGAACAAACTGTCGAACTGTGCCAATGGAAAGATATTCAGCATCTGGCATTATCTCAGCACATATACCCTGGATTCAGTATGTg AAACGGCGATGGGCGTGCACATAGAGGCGCAAAGCAACAAAGACCTTCCATTCCTGAAGTCCATGAACCGGGTCCTGAACCTGGTGACGGAGAGGATCTTCCACCTGTGGCTGCAGGCCGACTGGATGTACCGGCTCTTCTGGTTCAAGCACTCCGAGCATGATAAATGTGTGGGCGTCATGCACAAGTTTACCGATGAG gttATAAAACGTAAAAGAGCATCTATAATTgctgaaaaacaaaacaaaacagagACTGGCGTGGAGTTCG ATCTCGGCACGTATCAAATGAAGACGTTCCTTGACCTGCTCATCACTTTCTCTGGCGGAGACAAGGGCTACAACGACGTGGAGCTTCGAGAGGAGGTCATGACCTTGACCGTGGCTGGAACTGATACTTCTGCAGTGGCCATAGGGTACACCCTGAAGCTACTCGGGAAGTACCCTCATATTCAGGAGAAGGTTTATCAAGA ATTACTGGATGTTTTTGAAGGTTCCGACAGACCTTTAATAAAAGAGGACCTCATGAAGCTCACTTACTTGGAGCGCGTGGTCAAGGAATCCCTGAGGTTATTCCCCCCAGTACCGTTTATCATTAGAAAAGTCTTGGAAGACATTAAATTAC CATCAGGGCGCGTCCTGCCCGCCGGGTCGGGGGTGGTGGTCTCCATCTGGGGCATCCACCGAGACCCACACTACTGGGGCCCGGACGCCGAGCACTTTGACCCGGACCGGTTCCTGCCTGAGCGGTTGAATCTGGCCCACTCTACGTCGTTTATGCCCTTCAGCAGTGGGCCCAGGAATTGTGTTG GATACCAATACGCGATGATGTCAATAAAGACAGCCCTCTCCACTGTACTGCGGAAGTACAAGGTGGTCGGTGATCCAGAGCCTGGTCCCATACCGTCCATGAGGGTCAAACTGGACGTCATGATGAAGGCAGCTGATGGGTACCAACTGGCGCTTGAGAGGAGACCAATTGCATAG